GTCAAGCTGACCCGCTTTGGGATGGATTGCTACGCCTATGGTCTTTTGGCGGCGGGGCAGGTGGATCTGGTGATCGAAGCCGGTCTGCAACCCTATGATATTCAAGCGCCAATCGCGGTGATCGAGGCGGCCGGAGGCATCGTCACAGATTGGCAGGGCGGTCCGGCCTATAATGGCGGACGCTGTCTGGCCGCTGCGAATGCGACGCTGCACGCCGAGGCGCTCAAATTCTTGTCCCGCGTGTAGAAAGAGTTTCAATAAAACCATAGCTTGCAAAGCTGTCCGGATCTTCTAGACTGGTCTCACGCCGAGTAGTTTGCCCGTATTCCGTCGGCGGTTGTCTCACATCTATGAAACGGGCCTGAAGGATGTGGGATAAATGCGTGATACTTTAATCAAAAATGCGGCCTTTGTTGCGACGATGGACGACGCATCGCGCGAGTTGCGCGACGTGGATATTCTTGTTTCAGGTGGGGTGATTGCCGAGATCGGCGCGGGGTTGACGGCAGATGCCGAAATCATTGATGCCAAAGGGTTTTTGGTGACCCCGGGCCTGGTCAACACGCACCATCACCTGTTTCAAACCCTGACTCGCGCAGTGCCTGGTGCACAAGATTCCCTGCTGTTTGGCTGGCTGCAACGGCTCTATCCAATCTGGTCGGGGCTGACGCCTGAGGACATGTACCTCTCGACCCAAATCGGTCTTGCGGAACTAGCGCTTAGCGGCTGCAGTACGGTCGCCGATCACATGTATCTCTTCCCGAATGGGTCTCGGCTGGACGACACCATAGCGGCGGCTGCGGATATGGGGATGCGCTTCCACCCGACGCGGGGCTCTATGAGTATCGGTGTCTCGAACGGAGGCCTGCCGCCCGATTCGCTGGTAGAACGCGAAGCGGATATCCTTGAGGACAGCATTCGCCTGATCGACCAGTTCCACGACGCCTCTGAGGGCAGCATGTGTCGCGTGTCGCTCGCGCCCTGTTCGCCGTTTTCCGTGAGCCAAGACCTGATGCGCGACAGCGCGCTTTTGGCCCGCGACAAGCGCGTGATGCTGCATACGCATTTGGCTGAGAACGACGAAGACATCCGCTATTCACTGGAAAAATTCGGCTGTCGCCCAGGGCAATATGCCGAGGATCTGGGATGGGTTGGAGATGACGTCTGGTTTGCCCATGCGGTGAAACTGGACGCGCAAGAGATTGATTTGTTTGCCAAACATCAAACCGGCGTCGCGCATTGCCCTTGTTCAAACTGCCGTCTCGGGTCC
This is a stretch of genomic DNA from Cognatishimia activa. It encodes these proteins:
- a CDS encoding 8-oxoguanine deaminase, giving the protein MRDTLIKNAAFVATMDDASRELRDVDILVSGGVIAEIGAGLTADAEIIDAKGFLVTPGLVNTHHHLFQTLTRAVPGAQDSLLFGWLQRLYPIWSGLTPEDMYLSTQIGLAELALSGCSTVADHMYLFPNGSRLDDTIAAAADMGMRFHPTRGSMSIGVSNGGLPPDSLVEREADILEDSIRLIDQFHDASEGSMCRVSLAPCSPFSVSQDLMRDSALLARDKRVMLHTHLAENDEDIRYSLEKFGCRPGQYAEDLGWVGDDVWFAHAVKLDAQEIDLFAKHQTGVAHCPCSNCRLGSGIAPIREMRDAGVPVGLGVDGSASNDSGNLMAEARQAMLMQRVSKGADAMSAREALHIATRGGAEVLGRDDCGQIAVGKRADIAMWDIASIEMAGSWDPIAILLAGPQKVHNLLVEGRQIVRDGILTTVDLPLVIERQNNRVGALQE